The following DNA comes from Crateriforma spongiae.
CCGAAGACGGGGCATGGGAAACGTTCGAAGCGTTTCCCGACCTCTACAAACGAGTCCGAGTCGGCTACATCGAAGAGATGCGGAAACAACCAGGCGAGTTTGAGAAGCGTCTCGGCAATTTCGTCAAACAAACCACAGCCGGCAAAATGTTCGGCAATTGGAACGACGGCGGCCGGCTTACCGAGGCCTGACCCAAACTGTCCTGACAGGCGAGAATGCGTCCAGCCTTTGTCGGTCAATTTCATCGATGATAACAAACCACTGGAGCAACCGATGCTTGAAATCATTCACGCGAACTTTGGCTGGCTTCACGCGCCCCCGCTGCCCCCGGCCTCGTGTCACGGATTGATTCTTAGACAGGCAGATCGGGTTGTTTTGGTCGACACAGGAATCGGAATGCATGACATCGAAAACCCGCTAGAAAGGATTGGGCAAGAGGCGATCGGTGCGGCTGGGTTCCAGTTCATCCGCGACTGTACGGCAATAGCACAAATTACCAATCTTGGACTGCCATCCGAGAACGTTACAGACATCGTCTTGACACACGGTGATCACGACCACGTCGGCGGGTTGGCCGATTTTCCGGATGCACGCGTACATGTGTCAGCGGAGGAGTTGGCTGAAATCAAAGCAGGCAATCCGCGATACAGCGCCGAACAATTTTCCCATGGTGTGAACTGGATCAAGTACGGGGCGAATGATTGCGAATGGTTTGAATTACCCTCGCGGAAAATCGATCTGGATGTTGACGCCGAC
Coding sequences within:
- a CDS encoding MBL fold metallo-hydrolase, whose translation is MSVNFIDDNKPLEQPMLEIIHANFGWLHAPPLPPASCHGLILRQADRVVLVDTGIGMHDIENPLERIGQEAIGAAGFQFIRDCTAIAQITNLGLPSENVTDIVLTHGDHDHVGGLADFPDARVHVSAEELAEIKAGNPRYSAEQFSHGVNWIKYGANDCEWFELPSRKIDLDVDADVRLIWLPGHTLGHCGVAIETSDRKVLYVGDAYYLRGELEDREHPIEELATIRAEDNAARLNSLERLISFKREHSTEVEVFGYHDTQELPESIPGIDDFAKE